DNA sequence from the Parasphaerochaeta coccoides DSM 17374 genome:
CGGCAAGGCAATCACAATCCGTGCGTATGATGAGATTGGCCTGGCAATCGAGGATATGCTGAACGGCAATCTCGACGCTGCTGTCGCGGATTCAATCATTGCCAGTGATTTCGTCCTTGCCAATAAAAACTATCAGGGCAAGTTGTTCGTCAGCGGAGAAGCAAGCTCTATTGCTGAGGATATTGCCATCGTCGTCCCCAAGGGAAACGTTTATCTTCTTGGCTTGGTGAACGACGGATACGCTCTTCTCGTAAAAAACGGCACGGTCGCGACTCTCAAGGAAAAGTACAACCTGCTGTAAATCTCCTCTTTCCTTATTGCATGACGGATGAAAGGTGTTGCAGTCAGTTTTGCAACACCTTTGTTGTATTCCCCCACTCTTGTTCATGCCACAAAACCAAACCTTTCTCTTCCCCCTTCCTTGTCTCTTCTTCTCACAGGACAGGAGCCTTGCGCCACAATTATTTCGTTATTTTAATAACATAAATGTAAATATTATAGGAGTATCAGAAAATAGCTAACAAATATAATTGACATATAACACATGGATGATTATGGTTTCTCTATCTTTTTGGGGAAGTGATGGAGGAAAACATGAGAAAGACACATGCAATAATCATTGGAATTCTGATTCTATGCATTGGCGGCCTTCTTTTCGGACAAGGTTCACGAGAATCAACAAAGACATCATATGTCATTGCTCATGATGCGACATGGCCTCCACTTGAATTCATTGATGAAAATGGAGTTTTGGTCGGATTTGAAATTGATCTGGTCAAAGAAGTCGCCAGACGAACGGGCATTACCTTCGAAAGCCGCAATGTCGCATGGGATGGCATCTTCGCCGGTCTTTTGAACAAGCAGTATGATGCAATTGCATCCAGCGTCACCATAACTGCTGAAAGACAGAAACAGTTTGATTTCACAGTTCCTGTCCTGCGTGTCACACAATCTATCATGGTTCGTACTAACGCCCAAGCACTGAAAACCCCGGATGATTTGAAGTTCCGGAAAGTCGGCGTCCAGATTGGAACCACGGGCGGATATGCCATTGAAGGGATTGAGGGCATCCAAGTCCTTTCCTACGATGAAATAGGTTTTGCGGTCGAGGATCTGCTGAATGGGAAAGTCGATGCGGTCGTCTGTGATTCCATCATCGCCAGTGATTTCGTTCTGTCCAATCCCAGCTATTCAGGACGGCTCACTGTTTCCGGAACCGCCAGCTCTGACACCGAGGAACTCGCCTGGGTCGTGGTGAAAGGCAATACTTCTCTCCGTGACCTGCTGAGCTCCACACTTGAGGCCATGGAAGCGGACGGCACGACTGCTGCATTAAAGAAAAAATGGAATATTATTTAAATTTCTGGCTTTTACTCAAATGAAAAAGAAAAGGCAACGAGAAATCTGAGGGAAGTTGCGAGAGGCACTTCACAAGTATGATGCACTTACTGGTACACTGAAAGGACTCCGGCAACCGCCACGGCTCGGACAGGAGGAACGAGTATGGCGAAGAATCATCTGACGTTGAGTGAGAGAATCAGAATAGAGGGGATGGTGTCCCAAGGAATCAGTTTTGCCCGGATAGCCAAGGAACTGGGCAAGGATCGCTCTACGGTGTCGCGGGAAGTGCGCCGGCACCCGAAGGAAAAGAAATCGGGAGGCTACAGCCGGCGTTTCAACGACTGTCGCAAGAGGACGGGATGTCCGGCCAGTGGGAACTGTGACGATCCGGGGTGCCGCAGAGAGAGGTGCAGCGGGTGTGCCGCGGGCTGTTCGCGGAAGCTGTGCCCCACCTACGAGCAGGAAATCTGCGGGAAACTGCGGGTCGTGCCGTATGTGTGCAATGCGTGTGTGGACAGGAGCCGCTGTACGCTGACGAAGGTCTTCTACGAGGCGACGCACGCGCAGAAGGAGTATCTGGAGGACCTGTCCGCGAGCAGGTCAGGTCTTGCCATTACGGAAGAGGAGGCCCGGGCCATCCAGCAGATCATCTCACCTCTGCTCGCCCAGGGCCAGAGCCTGTACAGCATCAACCAGAGGCACGGACAGCTCATCATGCGTTCGACCAAGACGCTGTACACGTATGTGAATGCGGGAGTCTTTCCCGACATAGGGAACATCGACCTGCCCCGCAAGGTCACCTATCGCAGACGCAAGAGGAAGGACGGGCATCAGTACAAGGGGGACAGGCGCTATCGTGTCGGAAGGACCAAGGAAGACTTCGACGCCTTCATGCGGGAGAGGGGAAATCTCTCTCCGGTTCAGATGGACACGGTGGAAGGACCCCGCTCAGAACGCAGGTGCCTGCTGACGTTGCAGTTCACCTCCTGTTCGGTGCAGCTGGCCTTCCTGAGGGAAGCACATGACGCGGCCTCGGTACGTGCGGTGTTTGCCTCCCTCCGCCAGCGGCTGGGAGACGGCTTCCCTCTGCTGTTTCCCGTCATCCTGACGGACAACGGTTCCGAGTTCTCCTGCCCGGAGGCACTGGAGACCGATGGGCAGGGAGAGCTTCTCACCCGTGTGTTCTACTGTCATCCGATGGCGTGCTGGGAAAAGGCCGCCTGTGAGAACAACCATGCCCTTATCAGGAGAATACTCCCCAAGGGGCGCACGTTCTCGGATCTGACGCAGCAGAAGGTGGACATGATGATGAACCATGTCAATTCCTATCCGCGGGCCCAGTACGGCGGCAAGTCCGCCTACGAGATGTTCGTCTTTCTCTATGGGCAAGAACTGGCACAAAGAATCGGGCTTGAGAATGTTCCCACTCGGAATATTACCCTCAAGCCCGTCCTGATCGACTAGAACCGAAGCCGTGGCGGTTGCCGGAACACCGCACCTTTCATCCTGCGGCCTGCTTGCGATGTTGCGTTAAAACGAATCGGAGCAGGTCGCGTTTCGGTGCGTCCGGAACTTAGTGCAACTTCGGTCTTCTTGTAGGAATTATCACCTCTCTGACGCTTTTTGTAAAGATTTCATCTCCCGGTCGTGCACTTACTTCTACAATGCAACACCTCCCTCCATTTGTGTTGCCTTTTCTTTTTCATTCGACCATTTCTGGCTTTTTATGCATAATTATTCATGATTTATTGACATTGGCTGCATATTAATGTAGAATTACAAGTGGTGCGCAATTGCAGCCAAGCTGATAATTCAGGAATTAGGAAGGCACATGAAGAATCCCTATGACAAGGAAGGTGCGGACGGTGTCCTGCCCGTACCCCATCCCAAGAAAATCCAACCGTCACAGACGTTTCAGGATAAACCAACCGGACATACTTCTTTACAGATGACCGATGGTGTCCTGATACCCCGCAAGGACAACCATCATGTATTCACTTCATGGCGCATCACCTTCTTCGCCGCGCTGGTGCTTCTTGCTTGTCTGGTGATTTTCATTCCGGATCCTTATCGGAAAATATTTACTGTCACAGTGTCAGGCATACCGGTGACTTTCCAAGTGACGGTCTTCGCAATCATCCTGTCGGTGGTCATCGGCGTCCTCGCTGGTCTTGGAGCGGTAAGTAAAAGCCGTGTAATCAATCTAATCAGCGGTGTATACGTTGAGCTGATTCGCGGCATCCCTCTCCTTGTCCAGTTGATTTTCATTTATTTTGCGGTCGGACGTTTCATCAATGTAGAAGGCGTGGTGGCGGCTATCATAGCCTTGGGCATCTGCTTCGGGGCTTACATGGGAGAAATAATTCGGGCAGGCATCCAGGCCATCCCGAAAGGTCAGATGGAGGCGGCCATCGCCTTGGGTCTGACAAGAACCCAGGCATTCCGTTCCGTCATCCTCCCCCAGACAATCAAGATTGTCCTGCCTGCAATTGGCAATGAGTTCATCTCCATGCTCAAGGATTCGTCACTGGTTTCTACCCTTGCTTTAAGTGATATCCTCCGGCGCGGACGAGAATACATTTCCCGCACTTTTCTTTCCTTGGAAACAATGCTTATCGTGGCATTGATTTATCTCATCATCACCCTCGTGCTTTCCCGTCTTGTCGGAATCCTTGAGGAAAGGCTTCACCAAAATGGCTAGAATTGAAATCAAGAATCTTTATAAGACATTCGACTCAAAGAACACAGCGGTTCATGCTGTCAGAAACGCATCCCTGACCGTAGAGAATGGCGAAGTCGTCGTCATCATCGGCCCATCAGGCAGCGGGAAAAGTACTCTCCTCAGAACCGTCAATCGGTTGGAAATCCCTACATCAGGTGAAATCTGGATTGATGAAGAAGACGTGACGAAGCCGAGCGTGGACATACGCAAGATACGGGAAGAAGTCGGCATGGTGTTCCAGAATTTCAACTTGTTCCCGCATTTGACATCATTGGAGAATATCACGCTTGCGCTTCTGCGGGTAAAGAAAATGAACCAGAAGGCCGCTGATGACCTTGGCCGCCAGCTTCTTACCCGCGTAGGACTCACGGAAAAAGCTGACGTCCATCCTGCCCAGCTCTCCGGGGGACAGCAGCAGCGAGTCGCCATTGCGCGAGCCTTGGCCATGCAGCCCAAGGTCATGCTGTTTGACGAACCGACCAGTGCCCTGGATCCTGAGATGATCAAGGAAGTCCTGGATGTCATGCTTGACCTTGCGGAAAGTGGGATGACTATGTTGCTTGTAACCCATGAAATGGGTTTTGCCCGTGCAGCCGCAGACAAGGTAGTGTTTATGGATGCGGGAGAAATCGTCGAAACCGGCTCTCCTGAACAGATATTCGAGCATCCTGCCAACGCCCGCACAAAACTGTTTCTGGATCATATCCTGTAAGCGGAAATATATCCTGCTCCCCTGTCAGGAATCTCCGAAAAAAATTCCGGATGCCTACACAATATGACCGGAATACAGTACAGTGTGCGACGATATCCTGAGTTTCGCAGTTAAAAAAGCGAAAAAACATCCGTACTCATTCTAATGCAAGGGGTTACTGACAAGATGCTATAACATTCATGTGTGTGGCATCAGGTCTTCTTCACTGCCGCAAAAAGTGCCCTCACATCGGCTTTCGCGTAATACTTCCGGCTCATGTCGATGTCCAGGGCTGCGCCGATGTCCTGGATGACGGGGTCGCAGTACAGGTTCATGAAGCATTGCCCTTCGATGTCGCCCAGCAGGGCCTGGCGCAGAGAATCCACCATCCGGCCCACGGACATGGTTCCCCCCGTCCTCTTCTCCAGAAGCCGCAGGAGCAGCAGGGAGACGAAACAGGTGAGGAAATGAGCCTCGATGCTGTCGCGGGTACGCACATAGACCGGACGGGCCTCCAGGTGCGTCTTGGTGATGCGGAAGCATTCCTCGATGCGCCACAGGCCCCGGTACATGTCGATGATGTCCACGTCGTCCACTGG
Encoded proteins:
- a CDS encoding basic amino acid ABC transporter substrate-binding protein, coding for MRKTHAIIIGILILCIGGLLFGQGSRESTKTSYVIAHDATWPPLEFIDENGVLVGFEIDLVKEVARRTGITFESRNVAWDGIFAGLLNKQYDAIASSVTITAERQKQFDFTVPVLRVTQSIMVRTNAQALKTPDDLKFRKVGVQIGTTGGYAIEGIEGIQVLSYDEIGFAVEDLLNGKVDAVVCDSIIASDFVLSNPSYSGRLTVSGTASSDTEELAWVVVKGNTSLRDLLSSTLEAMEADGTTAALKKKWNII
- a CDS encoding IS30 family transposase codes for the protein MAKNHLTLSERIRIEGMVSQGISFARIAKELGKDRSTVSREVRRHPKEKKSGGYSRRFNDCRKRTGCPASGNCDDPGCRRERCSGCAAGCSRKLCPTYEQEICGKLRVVPYVCNACVDRSRCTLTKVFYEATHAQKEYLEDLSASRSGLAITEEEARAIQQIISPLLAQGQSLYSINQRHGQLIMRSTKTLYTYVNAGVFPDIGNIDLPRKVTYRRRKRKDGHQYKGDRRYRVGRTKEDFDAFMRERGNLSPVQMDTVEGPRSERRCLLTLQFTSCSVQLAFLREAHDAASVRAVFASLRQRLGDGFPLLFPVILTDNGSEFSCPEALETDGQGELLTRVFYCHPMACWEKAACENNHALIRRILPKGRTFSDLTQQKVDMMMNHVNSYPRAQYGGKSAYEMFVFLYGQELAQRIGLENVPTRNITLKPVLID
- a CDS encoding amino acid ABC transporter permease, whose translation is MKNPYDKEGADGVLPVPHPKKIQPSQTFQDKPTGHTSLQMTDGVLIPRKDNHHVFTSWRITFFAALVLLACLVIFIPDPYRKIFTVTVSGIPVTFQVTVFAIILSVVIGVLAGLGAVSKSRVINLISGVYVELIRGIPLLVQLIFIYFAVGRFINVEGVVAAIIALGICFGAYMGEIIRAGIQAIPKGQMEAAIALGLTRTQAFRSVILPQTIKIVLPAIGNEFISMLKDSSLVSTLALSDILRRGREYISRTFLSLETMLIVALIYLIITLVLSRLVGILEERLHQNG
- a CDS encoding amino acid ABC transporter ATP-binding protein; the encoded protein is MARIEIKNLYKTFDSKNTAVHAVRNASLTVENGEVVVIIGPSGSGKSTLLRTVNRLEIPTSGEIWIDEEDVTKPSVDIRKIREEVGMVFQNFNLFPHLTSLENITLALLRVKKMNQKAADDLGRQLLTRVGLTEKADVHPAQLSGGQQQRVAIARALAMQPKVMLFDEPTSALDPEMIKEVLDVMLDLAESGMTMLLVTHEMGFARAAADKVVFMDAGEIVETGSPEQIFEHPANARTKLFLDHIL